In Maridesulfovibrio bastinii DSM 16055, a single genomic region encodes these proteins:
- the hysB gene encoding NiFeSe hydrogenase small subunit, with protein sequence MSLTRRDFVKLCTGTVAGFGISQMFNPEIVHALKKFVPNCFWLQGQGCTGCSVSILNSVHPSIAEVLLEAINLDFHPTIMGCEGEQAFSYMFDQAKEQAGKYVLIIEGAVPVAEDGHFCVLGEIEHKDYTMLETTIKMAKDAALVVNVGTCSAYGGIPAAKGNLTESKSVGQVLAENGVKTPVVNIPGCPPHPDWMVGTLVVAINAIEQHGLEKGLAEVVKLLDDEGRPVPFYGKNIHDNCPYLDQFDQDNYADVFTDKSKCRYELGCKGPLSNSDCFKRKWNGGVNWCVENSVCLGCVEPGFPDEMSPFYEPC encoded by the coding sequence ATGAGTTTGACCAGGCGTGATTTCGTGAAATTGTGCACAGGTACTGTGGCTGGATTTGGTATTTCCCAAATGTTCAATCCGGAAATTGTGCATGCGCTGAAAAAGTTTGTACCGAATTGTTTCTGGTTGCAGGGACAGGGCTGCACCGGATGTTCTGTATCAATTCTTAACAGCGTCCATCCCTCTATTGCAGAGGTTCTTTTAGAAGCGATCAATCTTGATTTCCATCCCACAATTATGGGGTGTGAGGGCGAACAGGCTTTCTCATATATGTTCGACCAGGCCAAAGAGCAGGCTGGAAAATATGTTCTTATTATTGAAGGCGCAGTACCGGTGGCAGAAGACGGCCACTTTTGTGTACTGGGAGAAATTGAGCATAAAGACTACACAATGCTCGAAACTACCATAAAAATGGCAAAAGACGCCGCTCTGGTTGTTAATGTAGGCACTTGTTCTGCCTACGGTGGTATTCCCGCGGCAAAGGGCAACCTGACTGAATCTAAATCAGTAGGACAGGTGCTTGCTGAAAATGGAGTTAAGACTCCGGTTGTTAATATTCCCGGATGTCCTCCGCATCCTGACTGGATGGTCGGAACTCTTGTAGTTGCCATCAATGCCATTGAGCAGCATGGACTTGAAAAGGGGCTTGCTGAAGTAGTCAAGCTTCTGGACGATGAAGGCCGTCCTGTTCCTTTCTACGGGAAGAATATCCATGACAACTGTCCTTACCTCGATCAGTTCGATCAGGACAATTATGCAGATGTTTTCACCGATAAATCCAAATGTCGCTATGAACTTGGCTGTAAAGGTCCATTGAGCAATTCTGACTGCTTTAAGCGCAAATGGAATGGCGGTGTAAACTGGTGTGTTGAAAACTCTGTTTGTCTAGGCTGTGTTGAACCGGGATTTCCAGATGAGATGTCTCCGTTCTATGAGCCGTGTTAG
- the hysA gene encoding NiFeSe hydrogenase large subunit HysA yields MSQASDATKGKLKIAIDPVTRIEGHLKAEVLVEGGKVVDAWLSGGMYRGFENILVGRDPRDAAQLTQRLCGVCPTAHSTASCRALDDAFEVKVTTNGRVTRNLIFGANYLQSHILHFYHLAALDFVRGPSKAPFVPRFPHPDLRLDEKTNAAAVDQYVKALEIRRICHEMVAMFGGKMPHISGQVAGGTTEIPTEEKLKEYASRFKVVQKFVSEVYVPTVYLIGSVYKDLFDVGRGYKNCMAYGVFPLDDEESEFLLKSGVYIDGKDEKFDSDLIREYVKYSWFDESCTDLHPSKGKTIPQVHKDGAYSFVKSSRYNKKPVEVGPLARMWVQNPDLSPMGRKQLKELFGIEATKFRDLGDMAFSIMGRHIARAEEAYIVANAIGDIWLKEVKPGEETYVKTNIPVSAEGLGLTEAPRGSLLHYINIKNSVTANYQLMPATLWNTNPRDDMGQRGPVEQALIGCPVPDESNPVNVSRIIRSFDP; encoded by the coding sequence ATGTCTCAGGCAAGTGATGCAACAAAAGGTAAATTAAAAATTGCCATCGATCCGGTGACCAGAATTGAAGGTCATTTAAAGGCGGAAGTGCTGGTTGAAGGCGGAAAGGTCGTTGACGCATGGCTGTCAGGCGGAATGTATAGAGGGTTTGAAAACATTCTGGTCGGACGTGATCCCCGTGATGCCGCCCAGTTGACACAGAGGTTGTGCGGGGTTTGTCCTACAGCCCATTCAACCGCTTCATGTCGCGCGCTGGATGATGCTTTTGAAGTTAAAGTAACAACTAACGGAAGGGTGACCAGAAATTTAATTTTTGGTGCCAACTATCTGCAATCTCATATACTGCATTTTTATCATCTTGCAGCTCTTGATTTTGTAAGGGGCCCAAGTAAAGCTCCATTTGTTCCTCGTTTTCCGCATCCTGACTTACGTCTGGACGAAAAAACAAATGCTGCAGCAGTTGACCAGTATGTCAAAGCTCTTGAAATCCGTCGAATATGCCATGAAATGGTAGCTATGTTCGGTGGAAAGATGCCACATATCTCCGGTCAGGTGGCAGGTGGAACAACTGAGATTCCTACTGAGGAAAAGCTTAAAGAATATGCCAGCCGTTTTAAAGTTGTGCAGAAGTTTGTTTCTGAAGTTTATGTGCCCACGGTCTATCTTATAGGATCTGTATATAAAGATCTTTTTGATGTCGGTCGCGGTTATAAAAACTGCATGGCTTATGGCGTTTTTCCACTGGATGATGAAGAAAGTGAATTCCTGCTTAAATCAGGTGTTTATATTGACGGTAAAGATGAAAAATTCGATTCGGACTTAATCCGTGAATATGTAAAATACTCCTGGTTTGATGAATCCTGTACTGATCTTCATCCTTCAAAGGGTAAGACAATCCCTCAGGTGCATAAAGACGGCGCATACAGTTTTGTTAAGTCTTCACGGTATAATAAAAAGCCAGTTGAAGTTGGACCTCTTGCCCGTATGTGGGTTCAGAATCCTGACCTCAGCCCTATGGGCAGAAAGCAGCTTAAAGAGCTGTTTGGTATTGAGGCAACTAAGTTCCGCGACCTTGGAGATATGGCATTTTCAATAATGGGACGTCATATCGCAAGAGCTGAAGAAGCGTATATTGTTGCCAATGCAATTGGTGACATCTGGTTGAAAGAAGTGAAACCCGGTGAAGAGACTTATGTTAAGACCAATATCCCGGTTTCTGCCGAAGGACTTGGGCTGACAGAGGCTCCCAGAGGATCGCTTTTACATTATATCAACATCAAGAATTCAGTTACCGCAAATTATCAGTTGATGCCCGCAACATTGTGGAACACAAATCCACGCGATGATATGGGGCAGAGAGGGCCTGTTGAGCAAGCGCTTATAGGGTGCCCGGTTCCCGATGAGAGTAATCCGGTCAACGTGTCCAGGATCATTAGATCCTTTGACCCGTGA
- the hysD gene encoding NiFeSe hydrogenase maturation protease → MKKILVMGVGNILLMDEGAGVHAVQKLQCEDWPENVEIVDGGTFTQDIFHILEGYDYLLVLDIVHAGGNPGDIYVFSEEDLVQNEDQRLSLHDVDLIDSLNMAEMVGNRPVMRVVGIEPKKYTDWGMELTPEVQSRFDLFLETARNEIKKYLDQC, encoded by the coding sequence ATGAAAAAAATTTTAGTTATGGGAGTCGGCAATATCCTTCTGATGGATGAAGGTGCGGGGGTTCATGCCGTTCAAAAATTACAATGTGAGGACTGGCCTGAGAATGTTGAAATTGTTGATGGGGGAACTTTCACTCAGGATATATTCCACATTCTTGAAGGGTACGATTATCTTTTAGTGCTTGATATTGTTCATGCCGGAGGAAATCCGGGGGACATATACGTCTTTTCAGAAGAAGATCTGGTTCAAAATGAAGATCAGAGGCTTTCATTGCACGATGTCGACTTGATTGATTCTTTGAATATGGCTGAAATGGTCGGCAACAGGCCTGTTATGAGGGTGGTTGGTATTGAACCTAAAAAATATACAGACTGGGGCATGGAATTAACACCGGAAGTTCAAAGCAGATTTGATCTTTTTTTGGAAACTGCGCGTAATGAGATAAAAAAATATCTTGATCAGTGTTGA
- a CDS encoding CBS domain-containing protein: MLKVSDLMSTELFTLRRNDSLKTARSIMDLKRIRHIPIITGENSFVGLLTHRDLLSATISKLADIDSKTQGEIDAGIPVGEIMNRDVKTITPNTPLKECAYLLLHHKYGCLPVIENGENLVGIITEADFLKLTLNLMEALEQSE, encoded by the coding sequence ATGCTTAAAGTCAGTGATCTTATGTCAACGGAATTATTTACCCTCCGCCGTAATGATTCGCTAAAAACAGCACGGTCTATAATGGATCTGAAAAGAATCCGCCATATTCCGATTATTACGGGAGAGAACTCTTTCGTAGGTCTTCTTACCCACAGAGACCTCCTTTCCGCAACTATTTCTAAACTTGCGGATATTGATTCAAAAACTCAGGGAGAAATCGACGCGGGAATACCTGTCGGTGAAATCATGAATAGGGACGTAAAAACAATTACACCGAACACACCACTAAAAGAATGTGCTTATTTACTGCTGCACCATAAATATGGATGTCTACCGGTAATTGAGAATGGTGAAAATCTAGTTGGAATTATAACTGAGGCTGATTTTTTAAAACTAACCCTGAATCTTATGGAAGCTCTTGAACAAAGTGAATAA
- a CDS encoding protein-L-isoaspartate(D-aspartate) O-methyltransferase: MRIDPKIRREKMVKEQVEARGVSDPAVLDAMKRVPRHLFVEEALAARAYDDNSLPIGEGQTISQPFIVGFMTELLQISPEHKILEIGTGSGYQAAVLAELGADVYTIERIKKLFMRTRKLLFEMRYFNIRVKLDDGTTGWPDEGPFDRIIVTAGGPEVPQSLIDQLADPGRMIIPVGSEKRKQRLILVIKANGEVIEEDMGGCAFVDLVGKQGW, from the coding sequence GTGCGGATAGATCCAAAGATCCGCAGAGAAAAAATGGTTAAGGAACAGGTTGAGGCCAGAGGTGTGAGTGACCCTGCTGTTCTGGATGCCATGAAAAGAGTTCCGAGGCATTTATTTGTTGAGGAGGCTCTTGCTGCGCGTGCTTATGACGACAATTCGTTGCCTATTGGTGAAGGACAGACTATTTCCCAGCCTTTTATAGTCGGATTTATGACTGAGTTACTACAAATTTCACCGGAACATAAAATTTTGGAAATAGGAACCGGTTCCGGTTATCAGGCGGCAGTTCTGGCCGAGCTTGGTGCTGATGTTTATACAATAGAACGAATTAAAAAACTTTTTATGCGTACCAGAAAGCTCCTGTTTGAAATGAGATATTTCAATATCAGAGTTAAGCTTGATGATGGCACAACCGGTTGGCCAGATGAAGGACCGTTTGACAGAATAATTGTTACTGCTGGAGGCCCTGAGGTTCCACAGAGTCTGATAGATCAGCTTGCTGATCCAGGCAGGATGATTATCCCCGTCGGCTCGGAAAAGCGCAAACAGCGACTCATACTGGTTATAAAAGCAAACGGAGAAGTAATTGAAGAAGACATGGGCGGATGTGCTTTTGTTGATCTTGTGGGAAAACAGGGCTGGTAA
- a CDS encoding DUF368 domain-containing protein, whose amino-acid sequence MLKKVSQAWNSGPGPKSAKEYLVLILKGLCMGMADIIPGVSGGTMAFITGIYGQLIDSIRSFDFVFFKKVLTFDFSGAIERAHLKFIIPLLFGILLAMVSVANIIHYFLVQHPVPLWSLFFGLIAASIFVVGRRTGTFSYSNFFIGMLGAVGSYYLVGMIPVTTPNDLWFVFLCATVAICAMILPGISGAFILLLLGKYEYITGALRNPALPGNITVLLVFIVGCAVGISLFSRVLHYFLERYHNATISLLTGFMAGAMRKVWPWKEVLDSVTIRGKVHVLSETNVLPPAFDSTFWLAVFLALVGFAAVLFLEWMSSARNG is encoded by the coding sequence ATGTTAAAAAAAGTTTCGCAGGCCTGGAATAGTGGACCTGGACCCAAGTCAGCTAAAGAATATCTGGTTCTTATTCTTAAAGGGTTATGCATGGGAATGGCCGATATTATCCCCGGTGTTTCTGGTGGAACTATGGCCTTTATAACAGGTATTTACGGACAACTGATTGATTCAATTCGTTCCTTTGATTTTGTCTTTTTTAAAAAAGTCCTAACCTTTGATTTTTCCGGAGCCATTGAGAGAGCTCATTTAAAATTTATAATTCCACTGCTTTTTGGAATCTTACTGGCAATGGTTTCCGTTGCTAATATTATTCATTATTTTCTGGTTCAGCATCCTGTTCCGCTCTGGTCCCTCTTTTTCGGGTTGATAGCTGCTTCAATATTTGTCGTTGGTCGCAGGACAGGGACCTTTTCTTATTCCAATTTTTTTATAGGAATGCTTGGTGCTGTTGGAAGCTACTATCTTGTTGGAATGATTCCTGTTACGACCCCGAATGATTTATGGTTTGTTTTTCTTTGCGCCACAGTAGCTATCTGTGCAATGATTTTGCCAGGAATCAGTGGGGCTTTCATATTGCTTTTGCTTGGGAAGTACGAATACATTACCGGGGCTCTTAGAAATCCGGCCTTACCAGGTAATATTACTGTTCTTCTGGTTTTTATTGTCGGCTGTGCCGTTGGAATTTCTTTGTTCTCAAGGGTCCTCCATTATTTTCTGGAAAGATACCATAATGCTACAATAAGTTTGCTTACCGGATTTATGGCTGGGGCTATGCGTAAAGTCTGGCCCTGGAAAGAAGTGTTGGATTCTGTGACGATTCGTGGCAAAGTCCACGTGCTCAGTGAGACAAATGTATTGCCTCCTGCTTTTGACAGTACTTTTTGGTTGGCGGTATTTCTTGCTTTAGTCGGGTTTGCCGCAGTACTATTTCTGGAATGGATGTCATCAGCCAGAAATGGCTGA
- a CDS encoding Mrp/NBP35 family ATP-binding protein, translating to MSSCGSCSSGKDNNGESAAHALQNELISSTLAKIKYKIFVMSGKGGVGKSSVAVNIAAALADKRYKVGILDVDIHGPSVPHLLGITGQLDVERGNLVVPKKVNDNLSAVSMESLLKDPDQAVLWRGPMKTSAIRQFISDVQWGELDFLVIDSPPGTGDEPMTVLKTVPESLAVVVTTPQEVSLADVRKAINFLQYAKANILGVVENMSGLICPHCKERIDLFKSGGGKDLAEKYGLPFLGAVPLDPTTVVAGDLGRPVVMLEEASPAKDAFRALADKVAEAAESSLEIASSSHT from the coding sequence ATGAGTTCATGCGGATCATGTTCGAGCGGCAAGGACAATAATGGAGAAAGTGCAGCTCATGCTCTTCAAAATGAGCTGATTTCGTCCACTCTTGCCAAAATCAAATATAAGATTTTTGTAATGAGCGGAAAAGGTGGTGTCGGTAAGAGTTCAGTAGCCGTAAACATTGCTGCAGCTCTTGCTGATAAGAGGTACAAGGTTGGAATACTAGATGTAGATATTCATGGACCCAGCGTACCTCATCTGCTTGGAATAACCGGCCAGCTTGATGTTGAGCGTGGGAATCTGGTTGTCCCTAAAAAGGTTAATGACAATCTTTCGGCAGTTTCTATGGAGTCATTGCTAAAAGACCCAGATCAGGCTGTTTTATGGCGCGGACCCATGAAAACTTCGGCTATCAGACAGTTTATTTCTGATGTACAGTGGGGCGAGCTTGATTTTCTGGTTATTGATTCCCCTCCGGGAACCGGTGACGAGCCTATGACTGTTTTAAAAACAGTTCCTGAATCTCTGGCAGTTGTAGTTACAACTCCTCAGGAAGTTTCATTGGCTGATGTACGTAAGGCTATTAATTTTCTGCAGTATGCAAAAGCAAATATACTTGGTGTCGTAGAAAATATGAGTGGTCTTATCTGTCCTCATTGTAAAGAACGTATTGACCTCTTTAAGAGTGGCGGAGGTAAAGATCTCGCTGAGAAATATGGTCTTCCGTTTTTAGGTGCTGTTCCACTTGATCCCACAACAGTAGTTGCCGGAGATCTTGGACGTCCTGTTGTTATGCTTGAAGAAGCTTCACCAGCTAAAGATGCTTTCAGGGCATTGGCTGATAAAGTCGCTGAAGCAGCAGAAAGCAGCCTTGAGATTGCTTCCAGCTCTCATACATAA
- the pgsA gene encoding CDP-diacylglycerol--glycerol-3-phosphate 3-phosphatidyltransferase, whose protein sequence is MFNLANSLTLGRVLTVPVIVLLMYFPNHFTAFLAAVLFFIASVTDVMDGIVARRQNQVTNLGKFLDPLADKLLIGSVLIMLVELGWVPAWITIIIICRELAVTGLRAIAMEKGLVLAADKFGKMKTVCQSFALGPLLLNYQYFGVDWHRVGTYILYVALFLTVFSGANYMYNLYKIWLSNDQ, encoded by the coding sequence ATGTTCAACCTTGCCAATTCGCTTACTTTGGGTCGTGTCCTGACAGTACCGGTTATTGTCCTGTTAATGTATTTTCCGAACCATTTTACTGCCTTTCTAGCGGCAGTATTATTTTTTATTGCGTCTGTAACTGATGTTATGGATGGAATAGTTGCCCGTAGACAGAATCAGGTAACAAATTTAGGTAAATTTCTTGATCCGCTCGCAGACAAACTGCTAATCGGGTCTGTGCTTATTATGCTGGTAGAGCTGGGCTGGGTTCCTGCATGGATTACCATCATAATTATATGTAGGGAATTGGCTGTTACCGGTTTGCGTGCAATAGCAATGGAAAAAGGACTTGTACTTGCCGCAGATAAATTCGGTAAAATGAAAACAGTCTGTCAAAGTTTTGCCTTAGGCCCACTTCTCCTTAATTATCAGTATTTTGGGGTAGATTGGCATCGTGTTGGAACATATATACTTTATGTTGCATTGTTTTTGACTGTTTTTTCCGGAGCTAATTATATGTACAACCTTTATAAAATTTGGTTAAGTAATGACCAATAA
- a CDS encoding FtsB family cell division protein produces MLGRRILLGILIVVNLILIIRLAVSDQGIFGYNDLDDRVDTLQEKIEKTDARSLELSREIRRLKTDRSYQEKVIRSRMNYVKDNEILYIFPDSVENNSPGVNSDAK; encoded by the coding sequence GTGTTAGGCCGCAGAATCCTGCTTGGTATCTTGATAGTAGTAAACCTTATTCTGATTATTCGCCTTGCCGTAAGCGATCAGGGTATTTTCGGATATAACGATCTTGATGATCGGGTTGATACTCTTCAAGAAAAAATAGAAAAAACAGATGCTCGCAGTCTTGAGTTGAGCAGGGAAATCAGGCGTCTTAAGACCGATAGATCATATCAGGAAAAAGTTATTCGCAGTCGTATGAATTACGTTAAGGATAACGAAATACTATATATTTTCCCAGATTCAGTGGAAAATAACTCTCCGGGAGTCAACTCTGATGCAAAGTAA
- a CDS encoding tetratricopeptide repeat protein, translating into MQSKIEWYQEVLALEPSSKVFFPLARLFVEIGSLEKAVTTLRMGLDRHPDYLEARLLLVETLVRLDREEEAKAAIDPLTRLFTTYPEFWKLWGDSISGGNRDVAAAIAFAFSGLHGSSMTWSDVMAAGMESLTGFDASKTASSKCDDSKLAEFESGDEIEREIENAVESINCGCDYDDAEDSVEIDTLKTRTMAEVLASQGDIEGSLEIYRDLASHCSDEKECKELRTIISNISARLDIPAESYTDPACSPEDKDDPYCKHAKSKLMNTLEILASRLEARASK; encoded by the coding sequence ATGCAAAGTAAAATAGAGTGGTATCAGGAAGTACTGGCACTTGAGCCTAGTTCAAAAGTTTTTTTCCCTCTCGCCAGATTATTTGTAGAAATTGGAAGTCTGGAAAAAGCTGTAACCACTCTCAGGATGGGCCTCGATCGTCATCCTGATTATCTTGAAGCCCGGCTTTTACTCGTTGAAACTCTGGTAAGACTGGATCGTGAAGAAGAAGCCAAGGCTGCTATAGATCCACTGACCAGACTTTTTACTACTTATCCTGAATTCTGGAAGCTTTGGGGAGACAGTATTTCCGGCGGTAACAGAGATGTAGCTGCTGCAATTGCTTTTGCCTTCTCAGGACTTCATGGCTCTTCCATGACTTGGTCTGATGTTATGGCTGCCGGAATGGAGTCTTTGACTGGTTTTGATGCCAGCAAAACAGCAAGTAGTAAATGCGATGATTCGAAGCTTGCTGAATTTGAGTCCGGTGACGAAATAGAGCGTGAAATTGAGAATGCTGTTGAAAGCATAAATTGCGGTTGTGATTATGATGATGCAGAGGATTCAGTTGAAATAGATACCTTGAAAACCAGAACGATGGCTGAGGTTCTGGCTTCTCAGGGAGATATTGAAGGCTCCCTTGAAATTTATCGTGATCTTGCATCTCATTGTTCTGATGAAAAGGAGTGCAAGGAGTTACGGACAATAATTTCAAATATTTCTGCGCGACTGGACATTCCTGCTGAAAGCTATACCGATCCTGCATGCTCACCAGAAGATAAAGATGACCCTTATTGTAAGCATGCTAAAAGTAAATTAATGAATACTCTTGAAATTCTTGCCAGCAGGCTTGAAGCTAGAGCTTCAAAATAA
- the fbp gene encoding class 1 fructose-bisphosphatase yields MTQQITVTEHLLLHQTQIPGATGRFTHLFNELVLSAKIISREVNKAGLVDVLGFTGEINVQGEEVKKLDEYANRILIHRMARSGVLCAMASEENADIIDIPHGLPQGGYIIIFDPLDGSSNIDVNVNIGTIFSIHRRLSKEGTPVQSSDVLQAGTEQVAAGYILYGSSTMLVFTTGDGVHGFTLDPGVGEFLLSHPNLKIPESGKIYSINEGYWPYWNEATRKVVKYFKSEDNINGKPYSLRYIGSLVADFHRNLIYGGVFMYPADHRDPKKPRGKLRLMCEASPMAMLVEQAGGMATDGTKRILDIVPDDLHQRVPLFIGSKREVEIIREIYESCEE; encoded by the coding sequence ATGACCCAGCAGATAACAGTCACCGAGCACCTGCTTCTACATCAGACACAGATACCCGGTGCGACCGGACGTTTTACTCACTTATTCAACGAGCTTGTCCTGTCCGCCAAAATTATTTCGCGTGAAGTTAACAAGGCCGGGCTGGTTGATGTCCTGGGTTTTACGGGAGAGATAAACGTTCAAGGTGAGGAAGTTAAAAAGCTGGATGAATACGCGAACCGTATTCTCATCCACCGTATGGCCAGATCAGGGGTTCTTTGCGCAATGGCCTCTGAAGAGAACGCTGATATAATAGATATCCCTCATGGCCTCCCTCAGGGTGGTTATATCATTATCTTTGATCCTCTGGATGGATCTTCCAATATTGATGTTAACGTTAACATCGGGACTATTTTTTCTATTCACAGGCGCCTGAGCAAGGAAGGGACTCCCGTTCAATCATCTGATGTTCTTCAGGCTGGAACAGAGCAGGTTGCAGCAGGTTATATCCTTTATGGCTCCTCAACTATGCTTGTTTTTACAACAGGTGATGGTGTTCATGGATTCACATTGGACCCCGGCGTTGGAGAATTCCTGCTGTCACATCCTAACCTCAAAATTCCTGAAAGCGGTAAAATATACTCTATCAACGAGGGATATTGGCCTTATTGGAATGAGGCTACCCGCAAAGTAGTTAAGTATTTTAAATCTGAAGACAATATTAACGGAAAACCATACAGCCTTCGTTATATTGGTTCTCTTGTTGCTGACTTTCATAGAAATCTTATCTATGGCGGGGTTTTTATGTATCCTGCTGATCATCGCGACCCTAAAAAGCCTAGAGGGAAACTGCGCCTGATGTGTGAAGCTTCTCCCATGGCAATGCTTGTGGAGCAGGCCGGAGGCATGGCCACTGACGGAACTAAAAGAATTTTAGATATTGTTCCTGATGATCTGCATCAGAGGGTTCCTCTTTTTATAGGTTCCAAACGTGAAGTCGAAATTATTCGTGAAATATACGAGAGTTGTGAAGAATAA
- the tsaD gene encoding tRNA (adenosine(37)-N6)-threonylcarbamoyltransferase complex transferase subunit TsaD: MLCLGIETSCDETGVALVRDGRLIGEKLATQIDVHALFGGVVPEIASREHLKVLPALFRALIEECSIEFSEIDRIAVARGPGLLGSLLVGVNFAKALSLASNVKVLGVNHLWAHLLSPGLEQNLEFPSLGLLVSGGHTHIYRINSPESFELLGRTLDDAAGEAFDKTAKLLNFPYPGGRLVDEFGAKEKPDKRMFPVPYIHNENLDFSFSGLKTCVANYVNQNPELKIEGMVLPENEESDLSSKRNIMLSSFNYTVGETLKVKVGRALEKNSGIKSLIVAGGVAANSVVRKVMADCASRFSVPLILPPLRLCTDNAAMIAYAGYCLGKRGYYHDLSFEAIPRGRVVPTDWLSEC; encoded by the coding sequence ATGCTGTGTCTTGGTATAGAGACTTCATGTGATGAAACTGGAGTAGCTCTCGTTCGTGACGGCAGGCTTATCGGTGAAAAATTAGCAACTCAGATTGATGTGCATGCTCTTTTCGGTGGAGTAGTTCCTGAAATTGCTTCACGGGAGCATTTAAAAGTTCTTCCTGCTCTTTTTCGTGCACTAATTGAAGAGTGTTCCATTGAGTTCAGTGAAATTGACAGAATTGCGGTAGCTAGAGGCCCCGGTTTACTAGGGAGCCTGCTTGTCGGTGTTAATTTTGCAAAAGCTCTCTCATTAGCTTCAAATGTAAAAGTTCTGGGTGTTAACCATTTATGGGCGCACCTGCTTTCACCGGGGCTTGAGCAGAACCTTGAATTTCCTTCATTGGGTCTTCTTGTCTCTGGTGGGCATACGCATATTTATAGGATTAACTCTCCTGAATCGTTTGAACTCCTAGGTCGGACCTTGGATGATGCTGCCGGTGAAGCTTTTGACAAGACTGCAAAATTATTAAATTTTCCTTACCCCGGTGGTCGGCTTGTGGATGAGTTTGGTGCCAAGGAAAAACCTGATAAAAGAATGTTTCCTGTACCATACATCCATAATGAAAATCTAGATTTCAGCTTCAGTGGACTTAAAACCTGTGTAGCTAATTATGTGAATCAGAATCCTGAATTAAAAATTGAAGGTATGGTTCTCCCTGAAAATGAAGAGTCTGATTTATCATCAAAAAGAAATATTATGCTCTCTTCATTCAATTACACAGTTGGAGAAACTTTGAAGGTCAAGGTTGGAAGGGCTCTGGAAAAAAATTCAGGAATAAAATCTCTTATTGTTGCCGGAGGAGTCGCTGCAAACTCTGTCGTGCGGAAAGTCATGGCTGACTGCGCCTCAAGGTTTTCTGTACCACTTATTTTACCTCCGCTTAGATTGTGCACTGATAATGCGGCCATGATTGCTTATGCCGGGTATTGCCTGGGCAAACGTGGCTATTATCATGATCTTTCTTTTGAGGCCATTCCGCGCGGACGAGTAGTTCCGACTGACTGGTTGTCAGAATGTTAG
- the trxA gene encoding thioredoxin produces the protein MALQVTDDNFKEEVLDCDTPVLVDFWAPWCGPCRAMGPVIDELSEEFAGKVKICKMNVDDNPSSPGKYGIRAIPTLILFKNGEVADQTTGAVSKSSIKEMINSKAL, from the coding sequence ATGGCTCTTCAGGTTACAGACGACAATTTTAAAGAAGAAGTATTGGATTGTGACACCCCCGTTCTGGTTGATTTCTGGGCTCCTTGGTGCGGACCCTGTCGTGCAATGGGACCTGTCATTGATGAACTCTCTGAAGAGTTCGCCGGAAAGGTTAAAATTTGCAAAATGAATGTTGATGATAATCCTTCATCTCCAGGCAAGTATGGTATTCGTGCGATTCCTACCCTCATTCTTTTCAAGAATGGTGAAGTCGCAGATCAGACCACTGGAGCCGTTTCAAAAAGTAGTATCAAGGAAATGATTAACAGCAAGGCTCTGTAA